The Methylomonas koyamae genome has a segment encoding these proteins:
- a CDS encoding IS5 family transposase, whose translation MRGHDAIQNSWFSYVSLEDRIPKQHPLRRLRLLVDGVLASMDAVFAECYSHTGRPSIAPEKLLRALLLQVLYTVRSERQLMEQLDYNLLFRWFVGLGIDDAVWERSVFSANRERLLSEALSREFFERVLAIAEWQNLVSDEHFSVDGSLIEAWASHKSFVKKDGSGPDKPAGRNPEVDFSGEKRSNATHQSTTDPEARLYKKGEYTEAKLRYITHALSENRNGLIVDVETTQATGTAEIEAAQTMIKRRVPKGGSVGADKGYDQPAFVNKLKTQDIKAHVARKKTGSAVDGRTARGKAYAQSLKRRKIVEEAFGWIKTVGGLRKTRHIGLAKVAGQALFCFAAYNLTRLLNLLVFTPKPAWSAPT comes from the coding sequence ATGCGCGGACACGATGCCATTCAAAATAGCTGGTTCAGCTACGTTAGCCTGGAAGACCGTATTCCCAAACAGCATCCGTTGCGTCGTTTACGGCTACTCGTCGATGGCGTATTGGCCTCTATGGATGCGGTCTTTGCCGAATGCTACTCCCATACTGGCCGCCCGTCGATTGCGCCCGAAAAACTGCTGCGCGCCTTGCTATTGCAAGTGCTGTACACCGTTCGTAGCGAACGCCAGTTGATGGAACAGCTGGACTACAACCTGCTGTTTCGCTGGTTTGTCGGTTTGGGTATCGACGATGCTGTCTGGGAACGCAGCGTGTTCAGCGCCAACCGCGAGCGCCTGCTGTCCGAAGCACTGAGTCGCGAGTTTTTTGAGCGGGTCTTGGCCATTGCCGAATGGCAAAACCTGGTGTCCGACGAACACTTCAGTGTCGACGGCAGCCTGATCGAAGCCTGGGCCTCGCACAAAAGCTTCGTGAAGAAAGACGGCAGCGGTCCTGATAAACCCGCCGGCCGCAATCCCGAGGTCGACTTCAGCGGCGAAAAGCGCAGCAATGCCACGCATCAGAGCACGACAGACCCCGAAGCGCGGCTTTACAAGAAAGGCGAATACACCGAGGCCAAACTGCGTTACATCACCCATGCCCTATCCGAGAATCGTAACGGCCTGATTGTCGATGTCGAAACCACCCAAGCCACCGGCACCGCTGAAATCGAAGCCGCGCAAACAATGATCAAACGCCGTGTTCCCAAAGGCGGCAGCGTCGGTGCCGACAAAGGCTATGACCAACCGGCGTTCGTCAACAAACTCAAGACGCAAGACATCAAAGCCCATGTTGCTCGCAAAAAGACCGGCAGTGCCGTCGATGGCCGCACCGCGCGCGGCAAAGCGTACGCTCAAAGCCTCAAGCGCCGCAAAATCGTCGAAGAAGCCTTCGGCTGGATCAAGACCGTCGGGGGCCTGCGTAAAACCCGCCACATCGGCTTAGCCAAAGTCGCAGGTCAGGCCTTGTTT
- a CDS encoding flavin monoamine oxidase family protein: MLDFSGYGTTGMGSNPPAVRRRSTKIPMCLLLLLVLALPPAAAKNRHSDVIVVGAGLSGLSAAYYLRQAGKSVTVLEMSPHIGGRIRTAHYADAAHAEIGLEEFWSNNPAVELFRSLKIPLETSYSSFSSFYYRGRLYPFTQDSNRAFLAAVLDPAQMTLYHAWDSRVAELQQQLAQKPLSAELRALQDISFADWIETQSGLPETAQQLVRIETEPEFATSWRKISALEGIAEWRLFSGDGMTPFHVVGGNQRAADKLADAVGRKRIRLNQLVTHIAADADGVAVTAVDQSDFRQRVYRADYAITAIPLFRLNDIQFEPALSAERKQAIHTQSAGAYFTAHVFVDPGAERFWTVQGQSVLPILSDGPLGVIYAGRSQPGRDILLNLLVKGGTGTGNGSRCTSRNLDIRAGLSQQFGSRYGRATPGGADWMGL, translated from the coding sequence ATGCTCGATTTTTCCGGATACGGCACGACGGGTATGGGTTCGAATCCGCCCGCCGTTCGCCGCCGTAGCACCAAGATTCCGATGTGCCTGCTGCTATTGCTGGTACTTGCTTTGCCGCCGGCCGCCGCCAAAAACCGGCATAGCGACGTCATCGTCGTCGGCGCCGGCTTATCCGGGCTCAGCGCCGCCTACTATTTGCGCCAGGCCGGGAAAAGCGTGACCGTGTTGGAAATGAGTCCGCATATCGGCGGCCGGATTCGTACCGCACACTATGCCGACGCCGCGCACGCCGAAATCGGCCTGGAAGAATTTTGGAGCAACAACCCGGCCGTCGAATTGTTTCGCTCGCTTAAGATCCCGTTGGAAACCTCGTACAGCAGTTTTTCCAGCTTTTATTACCGGGGCCGTCTGTATCCGTTTACCCAGGATTCCAACCGGGCGTTTCTGGCAGCTGTCCTCGACCCGGCGCAAATGACGCTTTACCACGCCTGGGATAGCCGCGTCGCCGAGCTGCAGCAGCAATTGGCGCAAAAACCGTTAAGCGCCGAATTGCGCGCCTTGCAGGATATTTCGTTCGCCGACTGGATCGAAACCCAAAGCGGCTTACCGGAAACGGCGCAGCAACTGGTGCGGATCGAGACCGAACCGGAATTCGCCACCTCCTGGCGGAAAATCAGCGCATTGGAAGGCATCGCCGAATGGCGTTTGTTCTCCGGCGACGGCATGACGCCGTTCCACGTCGTCGGCGGCAACCAGCGCGCCGCAGACAAGCTGGCCGATGCGGTCGGCCGCAAGCGGATTCGGTTAAACCAATTGGTAACGCATATCGCTGCCGACGCCGACGGCGTGGCAGTCACCGCCGTCGACCAGAGCGATTTTCGGCAGCGGGTTTACCGCGCCGACTACGCGATTACCGCAATTCCGTTGTTCCGCTTGAACGACATCCAGTTCGAACCGGCGTTGAGCGCCGAACGCAAACAAGCGATTCACACCCAATCCGCCGGCGCTTATTTCACGGCCCACGTGTTTGTCGATCCCGGCGCCGAGCGGTTCTGGACCGTGCAAGGCCAGAGCGTGTTGCCCATCCTCAGCGACGGCCCGCTGGGCGTGATTTACGCCGGCCGGTCGCAGCCCGGCCGCGATATTTTGTTGAACCTGCTGGTCAAAGGTGGTACTGGTACAGGAAACGGAAGCCGATGTACAAGCCGGAACCTTGATATACGTGCCGGTCTATCGCAACAATTTGGCTCACGATACGGTCGAGCAACGCCGGGCGGCGCTGATTGGATGGGTCTATAG
- a CDS encoding EAL domain-containing protein, giving the protein MPVYRNNLAHDTVEQRRAALIGWVYSPYRMNDLMIGILGDWEHREGQVISLQIYDGQEVAPSSLLYATKTVTGPNVRALLQQQRIIRFNGHEWLLKFERVGSTSSIGYGPAWATLLGGIAISVLLFGLMLSVANTEANAARLANDLTKEIRRREELLTESEYRWRFALEGAGDGVWDWNLAENTVFYSKRWKEMLGFAEDQISDSQDEWEQRIHPHDKSKTLATVQAYLDGKSAAYTCEYRLRCSDGDWKWILGRGIVVRRSEDGKPLRMIGTLTDIHELKQLNQELTQSRAELQEAQRIAQTGSWQLDLATDRVAWSPELYRIFGLSPDMPPPNYREQARLFTPESWDRLQEAILDTKTAGTSYKLELEVVKTDGTHGWMLASAEAIRDENQAIIGLRGVAGDITERKRAELKLLAAYAETRRFREALDYVTSFVYMKDTQSRYVYANRTTLELFGVSAAELEGCGDARFFPPNTVKRLREIDSRVFAGEQTTEEVDVVFADGSHRVYLEIKAPIYSDTPDKAIWGLLGISTDITPIKEHEQYLEHIAHYDVLTGLPNRVLLADRLQQTMAQTQRRERLLAVAYIDLDGFKTINDSYGHDAGDQLLMIVASNMKQTLREGDTLARLGGDEFVAVLLDLENMAASVPMLSRLMAAAAEPVDFDELRLQVSASIGVTFFPQGEDVDADQLLRQADQAMYQAKLAGKNNYYIFDTDKDRLTRGLHESVERIRRALFDGELVLYYQPKVNMRLGTVIGVEALIRWQHPDRGLLSPALFLPVIEDNPLAVEVGEWVIATALAQIERWREDGLHISISVNVGAYQLQQSNFVERLRALLAAHSRITPFSLEIEVLETSALADLAQICRVMNECREIGVRFALDDFGTGYSSLTYLKRLSADLLKIDQSFVRDMLDDPEDLAILEGVLGLATAFRRHAIAEGVETLEHGSMLLQLGCELAQGYGIARPMPAAELPNWANVWQPAPGWLGLAALNRSELPLLYAGVEIRAWARAFEASLSGVHDTPPPLEYHQCRFGAWLNAGGLAGRVSPSSLQAIDASHRQLHDLATELIDIKAQGRNQEALARLSEFYCLMDALLEHLKALMNLG; this is encoded by the coding sequence GTGCCGGTCTATCGCAACAATTTGGCTCACGATACGGTCGAGCAACGCCGGGCGGCGCTGATTGGATGGGTCTATAGCCCTTATCGGATGAATGACCTGATGATTGGCATCTTGGGCGACTGGGAACATCGCGAAGGCCAAGTAATCAGCCTGCAAATCTACGATGGCCAAGAGGTAGCGCCATCCAGTCTGCTGTACGCCACCAAAACGGTTACAGGCCCGAATGTGCGCGCATTGCTGCAGCAGCAGCGGATTATCAGATTCAACGGCCACGAGTGGTTGCTAAAGTTCGAGCGGGTCGGCTCGACAAGCAGCATCGGCTACGGACCCGCATGGGCTACTTTGCTGGGCGGCATTGCGATCAGCGTGCTGTTATTCGGCTTGATGTTGTCAGTGGCCAATACCGAAGCCAACGCCGCCCGCCTCGCCAACGACCTTACCAAAGAGATCCGACGCCGCGAGGAATTGTTGACGGAAAGCGAATATCGCTGGCGATTCGCGCTCGAAGGCGCCGGCGATGGGGTGTGGGATTGGAATCTAGCCGAGAACACCGTGTTCTATTCCAAACGCTGGAAGGAAATGCTCGGCTTTGCCGAAGACCAAATTTCCGACAGTCAGGACGAATGGGAACAGCGCATACATCCCCACGACAAAAGCAAAACCCTGGCCACCGTTCAAGCCTACCTTGACGGCAAGTCGGCGGCCTATACCTGCGAATATCGGCTCCGTTGCAGCGACGGCGATTGGAAATGGATACTTGGCCGCGGCATTGTGGTCCGCCGGAGCGAGGATGGCAAACCATTGCGCATGATCGGCACCCTCACCGATATCCATGAGCTCAAACAACTGAACCAGGAGCTAACCCAAAGCAGAGCGGAACTGCAAGAAGCGCAACGTATCGCTCAGACCGGTAGCTGGCAACTGGACTTGGCTACCGATCGGGTGGCTTGGTCGCCGGAACTTTATCGAATATTCGGTTTGTCGCCCGATATGCCGCCACCCAACTACCGCGAGCAAGCCCGACTGTTCACCCCGGAAAGCTGGGATCGGTTGCAAGAGGCAATACTCGATACCAAGACGGCGGGAACGTCCTACAAGCTTGAGCTTGAAGTGGTCAAGACCGATGGCACGCATGGTTGGATGTTGGCAAGTGCTGAGGCTATACGCGATGAAAACCAAGCCATCATCGGTCTTCGGGGAGTGGCCGGCGACATCACCGAACGTAAACGGGCCGAATTGAAATTGCTCGCCGCATACGCAGAAACTCGCCGCTTTCGCGAGGCCCTGGATTATGTGACCTCGTTCGTCTACATGAAAGATACCCAATCCCGATATGTATACGCCAACCGCACCACATTGGAGTTATTCGGCGTTTCCGCCGCGGAACTGGAAGGCTGCGGCGATGCCCGCTTTTTTCCGCCGAATACTGTGAAGCGTTTGCGGGAGATCGATTCGCGTGTCTTCGCCGGCGAGCAAACCACGGAAGAAGTCGATGTCGTCTTTGCCGACGGCAGCCACCGAGTCTATCTGGAAATCAAGGCGCCCATCTATTCGGACACGCCAGACAAGGCGATCTGGGGATTATTAGGCATCTCCACGGACATAACGCCGATCAAGGAGCATGAACAATATCTGGAACATATCGCCCACTACGACGTACTTACGGGCCTACCGAATCGAGTATTGTTAGCCGATCGCTTGCAGCAAACCATGGCGCAAACCCAGCGCCGCGAGCGCTTACTCGCAGTGGCCTACATCGATTTGGATGGATTCAAGACCATCAACGACAGCTATGGCCACGATGCAGGCGACCAATTGCTGATGATCGTGGCGTCAAACATGAAACAAACCTTAAGAGAAGGCGATACGCTGGCGCGCTTGGGCGGCGACGAATTTGTCGCAGTGTTGCTCGATCTTGAAAACATGGCGGCCAGCGTACCGATGCTATCCCGCCTGATGGCCGCTGCGGCCGAACCGGTGGATTTTGATGAATTGCGGCTCCAGGTATCGGCCAGCATTGGCGTCACCTTCTTTCCGCAAGGCGAAGACGTCGATGCCGACCAATTGCTTCGCCAGGCCGATCAGGCAATGTACCAGGCCAAGTTAGCCGGTAAAAATAATTACTATATCTTCGATACCGATAAGGATCGCCTGACGCGTGGCCTACATGAAAGTGTGGAGCGGATTCGGCGGGCTTTGTTCGACGGCGAATTGGTTTTGTATTACCAACCCAAAGTCAATATGCGTTTGGGCACGGTCATCGGCGTCGAGGCTCTGATACGCTGGCAACATCCCGATAGAGGGCTCTTGTCGCCAGCGCTGTTCCTGCCGGTGATTGAAGACAACCCACTGGCTGTCGAAGTTGGCGAATGGGTGATCGCAACCGCGCTAGCCCAGATAGAACGTTGGCGAGAAGACGGACTTCATATTTCGATCAGCGTTAATGTCGGCGCTTACCAGCTACAACAGTCTAATTTCGTCGAACGGCTACGCGCTCTGTTGGCTGCGCATTCTCGCATCACGCCGTTCTCGCTGGAGATCGAAGTCCTGGAAACCAGTGCACTTGCAGATTTGGCGCAAATTTGCCGCGTGATGAACGAATGCCGCGAAATTGGCGTACGCTTTGCGCTGGACGACTTTGGCACGGGTTATTCCTCTCTAACCTATCTGAAACGCCTGTCCGCGGATCTACTCAAGATCGATCAGAGCTTCGTTCGCGACATGTTGGACGATCCCGAAGACTTGGCGATTCTGGAAGGCGTACTGGGGCTGGCCACCGCATTTCGCCGACATGCTATTGCCGAAGGCGTTGAAACGTTAGAGCACGGCAGCATGTTGTTGCAACTGGGTTGCGAACTGGCCCAAGGTTACGGTATCGCTCGCCCGATGCCGGCCGCTGAGCTGCCAAATTGGGCAAATGTCTGGCAACCGGCGCCTGGCTGGCTTGGGCTGGCTGCGTTAAACCGTAGCGAGCTGCCCTTGCTCTATGCCGGGGTCGAGATACGCGCTTGGGCCCGGGCTTTCGAGGCATCCTTGAGCGGCGTGCATGATACGCCCCCGCCTTTGGAATATCACCAGTGCCGTTTCGGCGCCTGGCTGAACGCAGGCGGATTAGCCGGGCGGGTCTCGCCGTCCAGCCTACAGGCGATTGACGCGTCGCATCGCCAGTTGCATGACTTGGCCACCGAGCTTATCGACATCAAGGCTCAAGGCCGCAATCAAGAAGCTTTGGCCAGACTCAGCGAGTTTTATTGCTTGATGGACGCTTTGCTCGAGCATTTAAAAGCGCTAATGAACCTGGGCTAA
- a CDS encoding GrpB family protein translates to MKVTIEPYNPRWQGDFCRHKLTIESAIGHLLGSVDHIGSTSLGDIAAKPIIDVLVGITDQSLLDETIEPILNAGYTYIEKFTPGMPYRRFFVKLTPLSGKPLPSILATNDVLSFGVDYNTVVNIHAIEQGSYHWMRHIAFRDYLLAHPDVRIEYERLKLEIVKIDFSDPLDYNAHKEGFISKHQELAVRWFLTQKTRSK, encoded by the coding sequence TTGAAGGTAACTATCGAACCCTACAATCCAAGATGGCAGGGCGACTTCTGTCGGCACAAATTGACTATCGAGTCTGCGATCGGTCATTTATTGGGTTCGGTTGATCATATCGGCAGCACATCTTTAGGCGACATCGCCGCCAAACCCATAATCGACGTTCTGGTTGGCATAACGGATCAAAGCCTGCTTGACGAAACCATTGAACCGATACTCAATGCCGGTTATACCTACATCGAGAAGTTCACTCCCGGTATGCCGTATCGGCGATTCTTCGTGAAACTGACGCCACTCTCGGGCAAGCCGCTGCCTAGCATCCTTGCAACAAACGATGTTTTGAGTTTCGGCGTCGATTACAACACGGTCGTCAATATTCATGCGATAGAGCAAGGCAGTTACCACTGGATGCGCCACATCGCCTTTCGGGATTACTTATTGGCACACCCCGATGTCCGGATCGAATATGAACGGCTAAAGCTCGAAATCGTCAAGATCGATTTCTCCGATCCGCTCGACTACAACGCGCACAAAGAGGGATTCATCTCCAAACATCAGGAACTGGCGGTGCGTTGGTTTTTGACTCAAAAAACAAGGAGTAAATGA
- a CDS encoding SAM-dependent methyltransferase, giving the protein MSYFINPIGLVESNRDSKQDDFWGAQQSRIVIAPEFCSAALAGLDAFSHVEVLFLFHQVAESNIVTGARHPRNNPAWPQVGIFAQRAKNRPNRIGSTICRLVKVEDRCLTVVELDAIAGTPVIDIKPVMREFLPREQVCQPNWAGELMRDYWRHAKADSGQTSPCTQMEPDPQEDN; this is encoded by the coding sequence ATGTCCTATTTCATAAATCCGATTGGTTTGGTCGAAAGCAATCGCGATAGCAAGCAAGACGACTTTTGGGGAGCCCAGCAATCGCGCATCGTCATCGCCCCGGAGTTTTGCTCCGCAGCATTGGCAGGCCTCGACGCATTCTCGCACGTCGAAGTCTTGTTTCTTTTTCATCAAGTAGCAGAATCGAATATCGTCACCGGTGCTCGGCATCCGCGCAATAACCCGGCTTGGCCCCAGGTTGGGATATTCGCGCAGCGGGCAAAAAATAGGCCCAACAGAATCGGTAGTACCATCTGCCGTTTAGTTAAGGTCGAAGATAGATGCCTAACCGTGGTTGAATTGGACGCCATCGCCGGCACCCCGGTGATCGACATCAAGCCGGTCATGCGGGAGTTTCTGCCTAGGGAGCAAGTTTGCCAGCCAAACTGGGCCGGCGAATTGATGCGCGATTATTGGCGCCATGCGAAAGCGGACTCAGGCCAGACGTCGCCTTGCACTCAGATGGAACCCGATCCGCAGGAGGACAATTGA
- a CDS encoding alkaline phosphatase, whose protein sequence is MKHPKPDKLAAALAAFGVTLSIAAVADGGHGHQHMSTAQVPESASEWFQVGQAAVRVNKYDLPNLRRAKNVILFVGDGMGVSTVTAARILEGQLNGRDGEFNRLSFEKFANTAFSVTASANQQTSDSAPTATAMVAGIKTNDGAISVDQTIVRTETSADVTAAKSVKTILERAEERGMSTGVVTTARFTHATPAVNYAHISNRDWEADTNLPAGATVKDIARQLLEFPYGDGLEVALGGGRSYFMPNTAADPEYPTQKGRRGDARDLAAEWTAKYNNAEYVWNQSQFDAVNPAKTDHLLGLFERSHMRYEADRKDDAAGEPSLADMTEKAIKILRKNRKGYYLMVEGGRVDHAHHAGNAYRALTDAVALSAAVKKAKQLTDDKDTLILVTADHSHVFTIAGYPSRGNPILGKTAVDGVEAEDSLGLPYTTLAYANGPGWTGGWQRKEFNPANEGTVSAPYAGSKLRPDLSAVDTENPNYMQEASVPMGSETHAGEDVAIYADGPGAYLVRGTLEQNAIYHIMAEALGWSGRR, encoded by the coding sequence ATGAAACACCCAAAACCAGACAAATTAGCCGCGGCCTTGGCTGCCTTCGGTGTGACGCTTTCAATTGCCGCGGTCGCCGACGGCGGCCACGGGCATCAACACATGTCGACCGCGCAGGTTCCGGAGTCGGCCAGCGAATGGTTCCAAGTCGGCCAGGCGGCGGTCAGAGTCAACAAATACGATCTGCCGAATCTGCGCCGAGCCAAAAACGTGATTCTGTTCGTCGGCGACGGCATGGGTGTATCCACCGTCACGGCCGCCCGCATTCTGGAAGGCCAATTGAACGGACGCGACGGCGAATTCAACCGGCTCAGTTTCGAAAAATTTGCCAATACCGCATTCTCGGTCACGGCCAGCGCCAATCAGCAGACCTCCGATTCGGCGCCGACCGCAACCGCAATGGTGGCCGGTATCAAAACCAACGACGGTGCGATCTCGGTGGACCAAACTATTGTCCGCACCGAAACCAGTGCCGACGTTACCGCGGCGAAAAGCGTCAAAACCATTCTGGAGCGCGCCGAAGAACGCGGCATGTCCACCGGCGTCGTGACGACGGCCCGCTTTACCCACGCCACGCCGGCAGTCAACTACGCCCATATTTCCAACCGCGATTGGGAAGCGGATACCAACTTGCCGGCCGGCGCCACTGTGAAAGATATCGCCCGCCAACTGCTGGAATTTCCCTACGGCGACGGCTTGGAAGTTGCCCTGGGCGGCGGCCGCAGCTATTTCATGCCGAATACGGCCGCCGATCCGGAATATCCGACCCAAAAAGGCCGCCGCGGCGACGCCCGCGACTTGGCCGCGGAATGGACGGCTAAATACAACAATGCCGAATACGTTTGGAATCAAAGCCAATTCGATGCGGTGAATCCGGCCAAAACCGACCACCTGTTGGGCCTGTTCGAACGCTCGCACATGCGTTACGAAGCCGACCGTAAAGACGACGCGGCCGGCGAGCCCTCTCTGGCCGACATGACCGAAAAAGCGATCAAGATTTTGCGCAAGAACCGCAAAGGTTATTACCTGATGGTCGAGGGCGGACGGGTCGACCATGCCCACCACGCCGGCAACGCCTACCGGGCGCTGACCGATGCCGTGGCACTGTCGGCAGCGGTGAAAAAGGCCAAGCAACTGACCGACGACAAGGACACCTTGATCCTGGTTACCGCCGACCACAGCCATGTGTTCACCATCGCCGGCTACCCGTCGCGCGGCAACCCGATTCTGGGTAAAACTGCCGTGGACGGCGTCGAAGCGGAAGATTCATTGGGCTTGCCGTATACCACCTTGGCCTATGCCAACGGTCCCGGCTGGACCGGCGGCTGGCAGCGCAAGGAATTCAATCCGGCCAACGAAGGCACCGTTTCCGCACCCTATGCCGGCAGCAAGCTGCGCCCGGATTTGAGCGCGGTCGATACCGAGAATCCGAATTACATGCAGGAAGCGAGCGTGCCGATGGGCTCGGAAACCCACGCCGGCGAAGACGTGGCGATTTATGCCGACGGTCCGGGCGCCTACCTGGTGCGCGGCACGCTGGAGCAAAACGCGATTTACCACATCATGGCCGAAGCGTTGGGCTGGAGCGGCCGCCGCTAA
- a CDS encoding ArsR/SmtB family transcription factor, producing MENKTAVTALAALAQETRLSLFRALVQAGPAGLAAGKISEMLGIAPSSLSFHLKELVHAGLIESRNESRFVIYSANFAAMNQLLAFLSENCCGGHDCLPAARPACTQAE from the coding sequence ATGGAAAACAAAACCGCCGTTACCGCCCTCGCCGCCCTGGCGCAAGAAACCCGTTTATCGCTGTTCCGCGCCCTGGTCCAAGCCGGACCGGCCGGCTTGGCGGCGGGCAAGATCAGCGAGATGCTGGGAATCGCGCCGTCTTCGTTGTCGTTTCATTTGAAAGAACTGGTCCATGCCGGCTTGATCGAGTCCCGCAACGAAAGCCGCTTCGTGATTTATTCGGCCAATTTCGCGGCGATGAATCAGCTATTGGCGTTTCTGAGCGAGAACTGCTGCGGCGGACACGACTGTTTGCCGGCCGCCCGCCCGGCCTGTACGCAAGCGGAATAA
- a CDS encoding arsenate reductase ArsC, giving the protein MNDNVLNVLFLCTGNSARSIMAEGILAKYGGGRFRAFSAGSHPTGQVNPYALERLSLEGIALADARSKSWEEFTGPDAPAMDFVITVCDNAANETCPVWPGQPMTAHWGVFDPAAAAEPEKRIAFAKAFAVLERRIGLFVNLPMASLERMALQRKVQDIGKSE; this is encoded by the coding sequence ATGAACGACAACGTTTTGAATGTATTGTTTTTGTGTACCGGCAATTCCGCCCGCAGCATCATGGCCGAGGGCATATTGGCCAAATACGGCGGTGGCCGCTTCAGAGCGTTCAGCGCCGGCAGCCATCCGACCGGCCAGGTCAACCCCTATGCCTTGGAGCGATTGAGTCTGGAAGGCATAGCGTTGGCCGACGCCCGCAGCAAAAGCTGGGAGGAATTTACCGGGCCCGACGCCCCCGCCATGGATTTCGTGATTACCGTCTGCGATAACGCCGCCAACGAAACCTGTCCGGTTTGGCCCGGCCAACCGATGACTGCGCACTGGGGCGTGTTCGATCCGGCCGCCGCTGCCGAACCGGAAAAGCGCATCGCGTTTGCCAAGGCCTTTGCGGTACTGGAACGGCGGATCGGCCTATTCGTCAACTTGCCGATGGCCAGCCTGGAACGCATGGCCTTGCAACGCAAAGTGCAGGACATCGGCAAGTCGGAATGA
- a CDS encoding arsenate reductase ArsC: MNILFLCTGNSCRSLMGEAIFNHLAPPDWHAISAGSKPLGRLNPGAVALLEEKGISTAAYYSKSWNDLPLTPDIVISVCGNAANETCPAYLGQALRSHWGVEDPAHAEGSEAEIKAAFETAYRILCHRIEQFLALPLAELQNDPARLKAEMDRIGVSMPQPESET; the protein is encoded by the coding sequence ATGAACATACTATTTCTCTGTACCGGCAACTCCTGCCGCTCGCTGATGGGCGAAGCGATTTTCAACCACCTGGCGCCCCCGGACTGGCATGCCATCAGCGCCGGCAGCAAGCCTTTAGGCCGCCTGAATCCCGGCGCGGTGGCCTTGCTGGAGGAAAAAGGCATCTCCACCGCGGCTTACTACAGCAAGTCCTGGAACGATCTGCCGCTGACGCCGGACATCGTCATCAGCGTCTGCGGCAACGCCGCCAACGAAACCTGTCCGGCCTATTTGGGGCAGGCGCTGCGCAGCCATTGGGGAGTGGAAGATCCGGCCCATGCCGAGGGCAGCGAGGCCGAAATCAAGGCCGCGTTCGAAACCGCTTACCGGATTCTGTGCCATCGCATCGAACAATTTCTGGCACTACCTTTGGCCGAACTCCAAAACGATCCGGCACGCTTGAAAGCGGAAATGGATAGGATCGGCGTATCGATGCCGCAGCCCGAATCCGAAACTTGA
- a CDS encoding ArsI/CadI family heavy metal resistance metalloenzyme has translation MKRFHIHIAVDDLDANIHFYSGLFQAEPTVRHADYAKWMLDDPRINFAISQRGGKAGLDHLGIQVESAAELAAVQQALTAAALPVVEQKQAACCYAESDKYWSVDPQGIAWEAFHSLHSIPVFGADGVVTPEPAGSCCGPKSACSPQ, from the coding sequence ATGAAACGTTTTCATATCCACATCGCCGTCGACGACCTCGACGCCAACATTCATTTTTACAGCGGGCTGTTTCAAGCCGAGCCGACAGTTCGCCATGCCGATTACGCCAAGTGGATGCTGGACGATCCGCGCATCAATTTCGCGATTTCCCAGCGCGGCGGCAAAGCCGGGTTGGACCATCTCGGTATTCAGGTCGAATCGGCGGCGGAACTGGCAGCGGTGCAACAGGCGCTGACTGCCGCGGCACTGCCTGTGGTCGAGCAAAAGCAAGCGGCTTGCTGCTATGCCGAATCGGATAAATACTGGAGCGTCGATCCGCAAGGCATCGCCTGGGAGGCCTTCCATTCCCTGCACAGCATTCCGGTGTTCGGCGCCGACGGTGTCGTAACGCCGGAGCCGGCCGGGTCTTGCTGCGGGCCAAAATCCGCTTGTTCCCCCCAGTAA